A single Chryseobacterium sp. DNA region contains:
- the eco gene encoding serine protease inhibitor ecotin, with the protein MKFSKTLITGLVLMAGVSAFAQKKAEKFEKLQIEMFPKAKEGYKQVYIQLPVAKNENDLKVELFVGAEKMLDCNNYFLMGEMKTQDLQGWGYNYYEVESNGETAGTLMGCLDKKPTKKFVTLKPEIVRYNSKLPLVFYVPKDIEVRYRILRPDAAMKKAVQK; encoded by the coding sequence ATGAAATTTTCAAAAACTTTAATTACAGGACTGGTATTGATGGCTGGAGTAAGTGCTTTCGCGCAAAAGAAAGCTGAGAAGTTTGAAAAACTGCAGATTGAAATGTTCCCAAAAGCTAAAGAAGGATATAAACAAGTATATATTCAGCTTCCCGTAGCCAAAAACGAAAACGATTTAAAAGTTGAACTTTTCGTAGGTGCTGAAAAAATGTTAGACTGTAACAACTATTTCCTGATGGGAGAAATGAAAACCCAGGATCTTCAGGGATGGGGATATAATTATTACGAAGTAGAATCTAACGGAGAAACCGCAGGAACGCTGATGGGTTGCCTGGATAAGAAACCGACTAAAAAGTTTGTTACCCTAAAACCTGAAATTGTAAGATACAACAGCAAACTTCCATTGGTATTCTATGTGCCGAAAGACATCGAAGTACGCTACAGAATTTTACGTCCGGATGCTGCCATGAAAAAAGCCGTTCAAAAGTAA
- a CDS encoding HlyD family secretion protein: MHKNRAILFAALLLLGSCDKKNEKIKEPEGKTKKDVISFAPKVTGRILKIYVSEGQTVKKGDTLAQLDVPEVSAKIAQAQGAVSAAAAQEQMAKNGATADQMKQLQAKYKGLKEQYEFAQKSYRRANNMFRDSLMSPQAHDEVYAKLQGAKAQYDAVVAELDDVKRGTRFEKVEMAAGQASQAKGALQEANVAYSERYIIATNDMEIETISLNPGELATAGFALFNGYIPESTFFRFTVPESAISKYKKGQEVTMQVVYNKENLQGNIVYIKQLTRYADITTAYPDYQLQDAIYEIKVKPKDMNKAKNILVNANVILK, from the coding sequence ATGCATAAAAATAGAGCTATACTCTTTGCTGCTCTGCTTCTGTTGGGGAGCTGCGACAAAAAAAATGAAAAGATCAAGGAACCTGAAGGGAAAACTAAAAAAGATGTGATTTCTTTTGCCCCGAAAGTAACCGGAAGAATTTTAAAAATATATGTTTCTGAAGGGCAGACTGTGAAAAAAGGAGATACACTGGCACAGCTTGACGTACCGGAAGTTTCCGCAAAAATTGCCCAGGCCCAGGGAGCGGTAAGTGCTGCTGCCGCCCAGGAACAAATGGCGAAAAACGGAGCTACCGCTGACCAGATGAAACAGCTGCAGGCAAAATATAAAGGACTCAAAGAACAGTACGAATTTGCACAGAAATCGTACCGAAGAGCCAATAATATGTTCCGTGACAGCTTGATGTCGCCGCAGGCTCATGATGAAGTGTATGCAAAACTTCAGGGTGCAAAGGCTCAGTATGATGCTGTAGTGGCAGAACTGGATGATGTGAAAAGAGGAACCCGTTTCGAAAAAGTGGAAATGGCAGCAGGGCAGGCTTCCCAGGCTAAAGGCGCTTTACAGGAAGCAAACGTCGCGTATTCCGAAAGGTACATCATCGCTACCAATGATATGGAAATAGAAACCATCAGTCTGAATCCCGGTGAATTGGCGACAGCAGGTTTTGCATTATTCAATGGGTATATTCCGGAAAGTACCTTCTTCAGATTTACAGTTCCTGAAAGTGCGATCTCAAAATACAAAAAAGGACAGGAGGTCACCATGCAGGTGGTTTACAATAAAGAAAATCTTCAGGGAAATATCGTGTATATCAAACAGCTGACGAGATATGCGGATATCACCACTGCTTATCCCGATTATCAGCTGCAGGACGCGATCTATGAGATCAAAGTGAAACCTAAAGATATGAATAAGGCTAAAAACATTCTGGTGAATGCGAATGTTATCCTGAAATAA
- a CDS encoding ABC transporter permease, with amino-acid sequence MKEFFRLLQREFKLFIGNSTLRTVFFLAPVFYATLLGFVYKSGKVENTPVLVIDRDNTPLSSQLTEMLDDNKSVKVIKYLQEPLSIKDEVIRHEAAAVVIIPSRFEGDMLQKKYPELNVYINTGNVLTANFASKALQLTIGTFSAGASIKALQKAGMPAAKAATQYEPFKANYITLFNTTGNYLIFMWPAMLAVVLQQVILLAMAVSFAAEFERGSFVKEYLKMKKWAFPTMLIKVIPIWVFSVLIVGIYYFMHMIFRVPMPEGILNFILLTAVFVGSVSFLGVFISILIPDALKATQILMVIASPAFIISGFTWPLNAMPAFVQFIANIIPLTPFLQAFKILLIQKGSVELTFPYLKHLSILLVVYAVLGWIALKIKLWFIFRKAAPKEVAGDENSQKEIG; translated from the coding sequence ATGAAAGAATTTTTCCGTCTTTTACAACGTGAGTTCAAACTTTTTATTGGCAATTCAACCTTAAGGACCGTATTTTTCCTGGCTCCTGTCTTTTATGCAACCCTGCTGGGATTTGTGTATAAAAGCGGAAAAGTTGAAAACACACCTGTATTGGTCATTGACAGGGATAATACCCCTTTGTCCAGCCAACTGACGGAAATGCTTGATGACAATAAGAGTGTCAAAGTTATTAAATACCTTCAGGAACCTTTAAGTATCAAAGATGAGGTGATCAGGCATGAAGCCGCGGCAGTTGTTATTATTCCCTCGAGATTTGAAGGAGATATGCTCCAAAAAAAATATCCTGAACTGAATGTTTATATCAATACCGGGAACGTTCTTACTGCTAATTTCGCCTCCAAAGCACTTCAGCTAACCATTGGTACTTTCTCTGCGGGCGCTTCTATCAAGGCGCTTCAGAAAGCAGGCATGCCTGCAGCAAAGGCAGCAACACAGTACGAACCTTTCAAAGCGAACTATATCACGCTCTTTAATACTACCGGAAACTACCTCATCTTCATGTGGCCGGCCATGTTGGCGGTGGTATTGCAGCAGGTGATACTCCTGGCCATGGCGGTAAGTTTTGCTGCAGAATTTGAAAGAGGATCTTTCGTAAAAGAATATCTTAAGATGAAAAAATGGGCATTTCCGACGATGCTTATTAAAGTCATTCCGATTTGGGTTTTTTCTGTTCTTATTGTTGGAATCTATTACTTCATGCATATGATTTTCAGGGTTCCGATGCCCGAGGGAATTCTTAATTTCATTCTGCTTACAGCCGTATTTGTAGGTTCTGTGTCATTTTTGGGAGTATTCATCAGCATATTGATTCCGGACGCTTTAAAGGCAACTCAAATTCTTATGGTAATTGCTTCACCCGCTTTTATCATCAGTGGTTTCACATGGCCTTTAAATGCGATGCCTGCTTTTGTACAGTTTATCGCTAATATTATTCCCTTAACTCCTTTCTTACAGGCCTTTAAAATCTTATTGATCCAGAAAGGTTCGGTAGAACTCACTTTTCCCTATTTAAAACATTTAAGCATTCTTTTAGTAGTGTATGCTGTTTTAGGCTGGATTGCTTTAAAGATCAAACTTTGGTTTATTTTCAGGAAAGCTGCGCCAAAGGAGGTTGCAGGGGATGAGAATTCTCAGAAAGAAATAGGGTAG
- a CDS encoding TolC family protein, translated as MKNNLLIFTFSFFAFPALSWAQSAPDFKELLDSAMVRDSNLKMQITQNKLTDLDEHKLKDIFLPTLELSGKVGYLNGTARLTSPEINLAPFINIPEGTFNNNFNVSGFSGIAKADAKMLLYSGGKVKYLKKAIEEKKRSEDILLEKTKDDVIANVSKAYDQLALIHQSKKVLDESKKRLDINKKTADKALGYGLITPYDHKKIELAQATLNAKMVEYEGKKELLLTQLYIFTGINRERLRMIEPVLSPVDLLSPEKGIEERAEIRALDHGISAADYKVKAERTWMIPKVQLMASAYYIGLYGNRIKSSENIIPAVPLLGYEGKKLDWSPNNINVFPLITAGVGFKWEIFDGKEGKHAEETAKVGKEVLQNQKEEALKKLTLNLANNQTNYDIATAQITLKAKEKELAKNALVQAEKEFRYGMSKSSQLIDAENDLEAVELEYQNAIFNQRRAGIELMRSTQELDITKFYLIP; from the coding sequence ATGAAAAACAATTTATTGATTTTTACGTTTAGTTTTTTCGCTTTTCCTGCTTTGAGCTGGGCACAGTCTGCGCCGGATTTTAAAGAACTTTTAGATAGTGCAATGGTTCGGGACTCGAATCTTAAAATGCAGATTACCCAAAACAAACTGACTGATCTTGATGAACACAAACTGAAAGATATCTTTCTTCCTACTCTGGAATTAAGTGGAAAAGTAGGCTATCTGAACGGAACAGCAAGACTGACGTCGCCGGAAATCAACCTGGCCCCATTTATCAATATTCCGGAAGGAACTTTTAACAACAATTTTAATGTATCCGGATTTTCAGGTATCGCTAAAGCCGATGCCAAGATGCTTCTGTATTCCGGAGGGAAAGTCAAATATCTGAAGAAAGCCATTGAGGAAAAAAAAAGGTCTGAGGATATTCTGCTGGAAAAAACAAAAGACGATGTCATCGCCAATGTTTCCAAAGCTTATGATCAGCTGGCATTGATCCATCAGTCTAAAAAAGTGCTGGATGAAAGTAAAAAAAGACTGGATATTAATAAGAAGACTGCAGATAAAGCTTTAGGATATGGCCTGATCACTCCCTATGATCATAAAAAGATTGAGCTTGCACAAGCTACTTTAAATGCAAAAATGGTAGAGTACGAAGGAAAGAAAGAATTACTTCTTACCCAGCTGTATATTTTTACGGGAATCAATAGAGAAAGGCTGAGAATGATTGAACCGGTCCTGTCGCCTGTAGATTTACTCTCTCCTGAAAAAGGAATAGAGGAAAGAGCCGAAATCAGAGCTCTTGATCATGGAATTTCCGCTGCAGATTATAAGGTAAAGGCCGAAAGAACATGGATGATCCCTAAAGTACAGCTGATGGCTTCTGCTTATTACATCGGACTTTACGGAAACCGGATTAAATCTTCAGAAAATATAATTCCTGCCGTTCCACTGCTGGGATACGAAGGGAAAAAACTGGACTGGAGTCCCAATAATATTAATGTATTTCCTCTGATCACCGCCGGAGTTGGCTTTAAGTGGGAGATTTTTGACGGAAAAGAAGGAAAACATGCTGAAGAAACAGCTAAAGTCGGAAAAGAAGTATTGCAGAATCAGAAAGAAGAGGCCCTGAAAAAACTGACCCTGAATCTGGCTAATAACCAAACCAATTATGACATTGCCACAGCTCAGATCACTTTGAAAGCTAAAGAAAAAGAGCTGGCAAAGAATGCTTTGGTGCAGGCAGAAAAAGAGTTCAGGTATGGAATGAGCAAATCTTCACAGCTTATAGACGCTGAAAATGATCTGGAAGCCGTGGAACTGGAATATCAGAATGCCATTTTCAATCAGAGAAGAGCGGGAATAGAACTGATGAGATCTACTCAGGAGCTGGATATCACCAAATTTTATTTAATCCCTTAA